From the genome of Variovorax sp. RA8, one region includes:
- a CDS encoding amidohydrolase family protein, producing the protein MAEVATGAKSGKVVIRNIGLLLSGDLDRPILEADTIVVNDGLIVAVGKEKDCDTEGAQIVIDAKKTCVAPGLIDSHVHPVFGDWTPRQSQLGWIDSTMNGGVTTMISAGEVHLPGRPKDIVGVKALAITAQRAFDNFRPGGVKVLAGAPVLEKGMVESDFKEMAEAGVGLLGEVGLGSVKAGYEAKEMVAWARKYGIQSTIHTGGPSIPGSGLIDKDVVLEADADVIGHINGGHTSLPEAHVCELCEKSSRAIEIVHNGNERVAIAAAKAALDLKCPHRIILGTDGPAGSGVQPLGILRMVAMLSALANIPAELVFCFATGNTARIRKLNCGLIEPGRAADFVFMDRAQHTAGKTLLESVQLGDIPGVGMVVIDGIVRCGRSRNTPPATEIPVVVSGAH; encoded by the coding sequence ATGGCAGAAGTCGCAACTGGCGCAAAGTCGGGCAAGGTCGTCATCCGGAACATAGGTCTTCTGCTCTCGGGCGACCTCGACCGCCCCATCCTGGAGGCGGACACCATCGTCGTGAACGACGGCCTGATCGTCGCTGTCGGCAAGGAGAAGGACTGCGATACCGAAGGCGCGCAGATCGTCATCGACGCGAAGAAGACCTGCGTCGCGCCCGGCCTGATCGACAGCCACGTGCACCCCGTCTTCGGCGACTGGACGCCGCGCCAGAGTCAGCTGGGCTGGATCGATTCCACGATGAACGGCGGCGTCACCACCATGATCTCCGCCGGCGAGGTGCACCTGCCCGGCCGCCCGAAGGACATCGTCGGCGTGAAGGCCCTGGCCATCACCGCGCAGCGCGCCTTCGACAACTTCCGCCCCGGCGGCGTCAAGGTGCTGGCGGGCGCGCCGGTGCTCGAGAAAGGCATGGTCGAGAGCGATTTCAAGGAGATGGCCGAGGCCGGCGTCGGGCTGCTCGGCGAAGTGGGCCTGGGCTCGGTGAAGGCCGGCTACGAGGCCAAGGAGATGGTGGCCTGGGCGCGCAAGTACGGCATCCAGAGCACCATCCATACCGGCGGGCCCTCGATCCCGGGCTCGGGCCTGATCGACAAGGACGTGGTGCTGGAGGCCGACGCCGATGTCATCGGCCACATCAACGGCGGCCACACCTCGCTGCCCGAGGCCCACGTGTGCGAGCTGTGCGAGAAGTCCTCGCGCGCCATCGAGATCGTCCACAACGGCAACGAGCGCGTGGCCATCGCCGCGGCCAAGGCCGCGCTTGACCTGAAGTGCCCGCACCGCATCATCCTGGGCACCGACGGGCCGGCCGGCTCGGGCGTGCAGCCGCTGGGCATCCTGCGCATGGTCGCGATGCTGTCCGCGCTGGCAAACATCCCGGCGGAGCTGGTGTTCTGCTTCGCGACCGGCAACACGGCGCGCATCCGCAAGCTGAACTGCGGGCTGATCGAGCCCGGGCGCGCGGCCGACTTCGTCTTCATGGACCGGGCCCAGCACACGGCCGGCAAGACGCTGCTCGAAAGCGTGCAGCTGGGCGACATTCCCGGTGTCGGCATGGTGGTGATCGACGGCATCGTGCGCTGCGGGCGCAGCCGCAATACGCCGCCGGCCACGGAGATTCCGGTGGTCGTGTCAGGCGCGCACTAG
- a CDS encoding FHA domain-containing protein — translation MQGARAVRSIRIPEGEVRIGRWDGNEVVLPSRMVSRIHALLSCRGGSAAIKDARSTNGTFVNGERIDAMPVLDGDRLLLADVELLFCRMDDPAAELAQARPAPGPDAQATIPGLLVATASPRAHELTSPAPRPRRAESVGDGVAFTLPMRGRDVSALITYDALASHFGAYAFGEDGGSRAVDAYEANHLAIHVAATYRYQQLPQEPVVLRARDF, via the coding sequence ATGCAAGGTGCTCGCGCCGTGCGAAGCATCCGGATTCCCGAAGGGGAGGTCCGGATCGGGCGGTGGGACGGCAACGAGGTCGTTCTCCCCAGCCGGATGGTCAGCCGGATCCACGCGCTCCTGAGCTGCCGCGGCGGTTCCGCGGCAATCAAGGATGCGCGCAGCACCAATGGGACCTTCGTCAACGGGGAGCGCATCGACGCCATGCCCGTCCTGGACGGCGACCGGCTGCTACTGGCCGACGTCGAGCTCCTGTTCTGCCGCATGGACGATCCGGCCGCGGAACTCGCGCAGGCCAGGCCGGCGCCAGGCCCAGATGCGCAGGCCACGATCCCCGGGTTGTTGGTCGCCACCGCATCGCCGAGGGCCCATGAGCTTACGTCGCCGGCGCCGCGGCCCCGGCGCGCCGAGTCCGTCGGAGACGGCGTCGCCTTCACCCTCCCGATGCGCGGACGCGACGTGTCGGCGCTGATCACCTACGACGCCCTGGCCTCGCACTTTGGCGCTTACGCCTTCGGGGAAGACGGCGGCAGCCGCGCGGTCGATGCCTACGAGGCCAACCATCTCGCCATCCATGTGGCGGCGACCTACCGGTACCAGCAGCTTCCGCAGGAGCCGGTCGTCCTGCGGGCGAGGGATTTCTAG
- a CDS encoding TetR family transcriptional regulator, producing MAAARAPKPATRRTGVREAAAQATRDSILRAATKVFAKYGYDGGSVEKISKAANSYDRMIYYYFGSKEGLFIAVLESIYRRMDDAEAALHLDASRPVEALAAVIRFVLGYYRKNPEFVTLLNTENLHKGRHIAKSLRAREYSSRAIAIIQELLESGVAQGLFRDGVSARDLYLLIASTGYFYTSNRHTLTAFLGEPLETPEAVAHWEDFVIETVLRTVDAGAPEEETPPPHEDKKWQKSQLAQSRARSSSGT from the coding sequence AGGCCACGCGCGACAGCATCCTGCGCGCGGCGACCAAGGTGTTCGCCAAGTACGGCTACGACGGCGGCAGTGTCGAGAAGATCTCGAAGGCCGCCAACTCGTACGACCGGATGATCTACTACTACTTCGGCAGCAAGGAAGGGCTGTTCATCGCGGTGCTGGAGAGCATCTACCGCCGCATGGACGATGCCGAGGCCGCGCTTCACCTGGATGCAAGCCGGCCGGTGGAGGCACTGGCGGCGGTGATCCGATTCGTGCTCGGCTACTACCGCAAGAACCCCGAGTTCGTGACCCTGCTGAACACCGAGAACCTGCACAAGGGCAGGCATATCGCGAAGTCGCTGCGCGCGCGCGAGTATTCGTCGCGGGCGATCGCGATCATCCAGGAACTGCTCGAAAGCGGCGTGGCGCAGGGCCTGTTCCGCGATGGCGTGTCGGCCCGCGACCTCTACCTGCTGATCGCCTCCACCGGCTACTTCTACACCTCCAACCGCCACACGCTGACCGCCTTCCTCGGCGAGCCGCTGGAGACGCCGGAGGCGGTCGCGCACTGGGAAGACTTCGTGATCGAGACGGTGCTGCGCACGGTCGATGCGGGCGCTCCCGAGGAAGAAACACCACCACCCCACGAGGACAAGAAATGGCAGAAGTCGCAACTGGCGCAAAGTCGGGCAAGGTCGTCATCCGGAACATAG